Proteins encoded in a region of the Pseudomonadota bacterium genome:
- a CDS encoding IMP cyclohydrolase yields the protein MKKIERALISLTDKSGIEGFARELQDLGVEILSTGGTAKKLRDHGLTVMDVSEFTGFPEMLDGRVKTLHPKVHGGILAQRDNPDHQKQMAAHGLKPIDLIAVNLYAFDKATAEPGCTVPHAIENIDIGGPTMIRSSAKNFHDVTVLVDPADYPQVLAEIKATGNTTLKTRFRLAAKVFALTSKYDTAISAWLDRVDVDNDPYFE from the coding sequence ATGAAAAAAATAGAGCGTGCACTTATAAGTTTGACCGACAAATCCGGTATCGAGGGTTTTGCCCGGGAATTGCAGGATCTGGGGGTTGAGATTCTTTCAACCGGCGGCACCGCGAAAAAACTTCGTGACCATGGGCTTACGGTCATGGATGTCTCCGAATTCACCGGCTTTCCAGAGATGCTGGACGGCAGAGTAAAAACCCTGCATCCCAAGGTTCACGGCGGCATCCTGGCGCAGAGGGATAATCCTGACCACCAGAAACAGATGGCAGCACATGGCTTGAAACCAATCGACCTGATTGCGGTGAATCTCTATGCCTTTGACAAGGCCACCGCTGAGCCGGGTTGCACCGTTCCTCACGCTATTGAAAATATCGACATCGGCGGGCCGACCATGATCCGCTCATCTGCAAAAAATTTCCATGATGTCACCGTGCTTGTGGATCCGGCGGACTACCCGCAGGTCCTTGCTGAAATCAAGGCAACCGGCAATACCACCCTCAAAACCCGTTTCCGTCTTGCAGCCAAGGTTTTTGCCCTTACCAGCAAATACGATACGGCTATTTCCGCCTGGCTGGATAGGGTCGATGTGGATAACGACCCCTATTTTGAATAG
- a CDS encoding cytochrome C: protein MKKRILLVAAALIILSPGLSLAETSSIELGKQLFNDPTLGGSTNSKTCNSCHDNGSGLEKSGDNQNLVKMINKCIEGPLAGKAIDGRTAPMRSLKMYIQSLGNQPN from the coding sequence ATGAAAAAAAGAATTCTATTGGTTGCTGCTGCATTGATTATTCTGTCACCGGGTTTAAGCCTTGCCGAGACCTCGTCCATTGAACTTGGCAAACAACTGTTTAATGACCCGACTCTCGGCGGCTCGACAAACAGCAAAACCTGCAACTCGTGTCATGATAATGGCTCTGGCCTGGAAAAGTCTGGAGACAACCAGAATCTTGTCAAAATGATCAATAAATGTATCGAAGGACCTCTGGCGGGAAAAGCCATTGACGGCAGAACTGCGCCGATGCGGTCTTTAAAAATGTATATCCAGTCCCTGGGCAACCAACCGAACTAA
- a CDS encoding phosphoribosylglycinamide formyltransferase, protein MKLAVLLSGSGRTLDNFHERIKKGTLNATIDVVISNVADALGLTKAKKYGYPAFHAKDNQATNEILKGYDIDLICLAGYLKLYEPPLQLRKAVLNIHPSLIPAFCGDGFYGMRVHRAAKERGVKVSGCTVHFANEEYDEGPIVVQKCVPLDEEDTPKDIAAKVFDMECIAFPEAINLVAAKGIDHFWP, encoded by the coding sequence ATGAAACTTGCGGTCCTGCTTTCCGGCTCCGGCCGGACCCTTGATAATTTTCATGAACGCATTAAAAAGGGCACGCTGAATGCGACGATTGATGTGGTCATTTCCAATGTTGCTGATGCATTGGGGCTCACCAAGGCGAAAAAATACGGCTACCCTGCCTTTCATGCAAAAGACAACCAGGCAACCAACGAGATACTCAAAGGTTACGATATTGATCTCATCTGCCTGGCCGGATATCTGAAGCTTTATGAGCCGCCTCTGCAACTCAGAAAGGCTGTTTTGAATATTCATCCGTCGCTGATCCCTGCTTTTTGCGGCGACGGATTTTACGGGATGCGTGTACACCGGGCGGCCAAGGAGCGCGGCGTAAAGGTGAGTGGCTGCACAGTGCATTTTGCCAATGAGGAGTATGACGAAGGCCCCATTGTCGTTCAGAAATGCGTCCCCCTTGATGAAGAGGATACGCCGAAAGATATTGCCGCCAAGGTCTTTGATATGGAATGCATTGCTTTTCCGGAAGCGATTAATCTGGTTGCCGCCAAGGGGATTGATCATTTCTGGCCATGA
- the nadD gene encoding nicotinate-nucleotide adenylyltransferase, whose translation MDLPQSLGKRTGLLGGTFDPVHNGHLAAAETVLNALQLDSVLFIPAARPPHKLAQPPAPFASRLALLRLALQGKKTFFVTELEAARNGLSYTINTLKDLREKVPADTQLFFIIGIDAFLEITTWKAYSDLPLFAHLVIIDRPPFKLDKLAHFISRNFSRYTFSPREKAWVSEECPGKLIPLTMEPVPVSSTDIRERIGQGDSIDQLVHPDVEKYIQMNGLYKPA comes from the coding sequence ATGGATCTGCCGCAAAGTTTGGGAAAAAGAACAGGGCTGCTTGGCGGGACGTTTGATCCGGTCCATAACGGCCATCTCGCTGCGGCGGAAACTGTATTAAACGCGTTACAACTTGATTCCGTACTCTTCATCCCCGCAGCCAGGCCGCCCCATAAGCTGGCCCAGCCTCCAGCACCTTTTGCCTCTCGTCTGGCCCTACTACGCCTTGCCCTGCAGGGGAAAAAGACGTTTTTTGTCACCGAACTTGAAGCGGCAAGAAACGGTCTTTCCTATACGATCAACACCCTTAAAGATCTTCGTGAAAAGGTCCCGGCCGATACACAGCTTTTTTTTATCATCGGTATTGATGCCTTTCTTGAGATTACCACCTGGAAGGCGTATTCGGACCTGCCCTTGTTTGCTCATCTGGTGATTATTGATCGGCCGCCTTTTAAGCTTGATAAGCTCGCTCATTTTATTTCAAGAAATTTCAGCCGTTATACTTTTTCACCCCGGGAAAAGGCTTGGGTTTCGGAAGAATGTCCCGGGAAATTAATCCCCCTTACCATGGAGCCGGTGCCGGTTTCTTCAACGGACATCAGGGAAAGGATTGGCCAAGGTGATTCGATTGACCAACTTGTTCACCCTGATGTGGAAAAATATATTCAGATGAATGGATTGTACAAACCTGCCTGA
- a CDS encoding TIGR04219 family outer membrane beta-barrel protein, which translates to MKRIACIFVFLLFLAPDISSALGVEVAVGGWGQSPDGYVGYKAITQADNLDLGNDAKYDDEFRGYVRAKFDLPLFLPNIYLMYTPMEFEGTGQKSANFKFGDQPAFTAATDFYSKLVLDHYDVAVYYGIPFIETLTGDRLSAEFGINVRIIDLSAQVTQGSYDESTSQTIPMPMVYIGLRVQPFKWLAIEAEGRGISYDDNSYFDYIGRVKYHPFKMPMKSLYIAGGYRHEQIEIDEKDIKADLTFSGPFAEVGLDF; encoded by the coding sequence ATGAAACGCATAGCATGTATATTTGTTTTTTTGCTTTTTCTTGCCCCGGATATTTCTTCAGCCCTTGGCGTGGAAGTTGCCGTGGGGGGTTGGGGGCAGAGCCCTGACGGTTATGTCGGGTACAAAGCCATAACCCAGGCCGATAACCTTGATCTGGGGAATGATGCGAAATATGACGATGAATTCCGCGGCTATGTCCGGGCAAAATTCGATCTGCCGCTTTTTCTTCCCAATATCTACCTGATGTATACACCCATGGAATTTGAAGGCACTGGCCAGAAAAGCGCAAATTTCAAATTTGGTGACCAACCTGCATTCACAGCAGCTACTGATTTCTATTCGAAGCTGGTTTTAGATCATTATGATGTTGCGGTGTACTACGGCATCCCTTTTATTGAGACCCTCACCGGCGACCGTTTGAGCGCCGAATTCGGCATCAACGTGCGGATCATCGATCTGTCTGCTCAGGTAACTCAGGGGAGTTATGACGAATCCACCAGCCAGACCATTCCCATGCCCATGGTATATATCGGCTTGCGGGTGCAGCCATTTAAATGGCTTGCCATCGAGGCGGAGGGGCGGGGGATTTCCTATGATGACAACAGTTATTTTGACTATATAGGCAGAGTAAAGTACCACCCCTTTAAAATGCCCATGAAGTCATTGTATATTGCCGGAGGATATCGGCATGAACAGATCGAAATTGACGAAAAAGATATTAAGGCTGATCTTACCTTCAGCGGTCCATTTGCCGAGGTGGGCCTGGATTTCTAA
- a CDS encoding GTP cyclohydrolase I FolE2, with the protein MKLKSVGIKNISYPVRVRRKIGGTQETVATIAMQANMPRRQRENCIATFITVLNKYQKNISVDEFPALLNEVSESLQAESSKIEMTFPYFIEKKAPVTGTKSLMEYQCRFTGIMGPEEDFILSVWVPVTTLCPCSKEISESGAHNQRAEVNLNVKFNGFIWVEDLISMVESCASCEVFSLLKRPDEKFVTEQAFNNPLFVEDVVRIVAEKTLAHPDIHWFSVSVESFESIHKHSAYAYVDSDELN; encoded by the coding sequence ATGAAACTCAAATCCGTTGGCATAAAAAATATCAGCTACCCGGTCCGGGTTCGAAGAAAAATCGGCGGCACCCAGGAAACCGTGGCAACAATCGCCATGCAGGCAAATATGCCCCGCCGGCAAAGGGAAAACTGCATCGCAACATTTATTACGGTTCTTAACAAGTACCAGAAAAACATCAGCGTCGATGAATTCCCGGCGCTTCTCAATGAAGTCAGTGAAAGTCTGCAGGCAGAATCATCAAAAATCGAAATGACCTTTCCGTATTTCATCGAAAAAAAGGCACCGGTAACCGGAACCAAAAGCCTGATGGAATATCAATGCCGTTTTACCGGAATCATGGGACCGGAAGAAGATTTCATTCTTTCCGTCTGGGTGCCGGTAACCACCCTTTGTCCCTGCTCCAAGGAAATCAGTGAAAGCGGCGCCCATAACCAGCGGGCTGAAGTGAATCTTAATGTGAAATTCAACGGCTTCATCTGGGTTGAGGATCTCATTTCCATGGTTGAATCCTGCGCCTCCTGCGAGGTCTTTTCCCTGCTCAAAAGGCCGGATGAAAAATTCGTCACCGAACAGGCGTTCAATAATCCGTTATTTGTAGAAGACGTGGTCCGCATCGTTGCTGAAAAAACCCTTGCTCATCCGGATATTCACTGGTTTTCAGTAAGCGTCGAAAGTTTTGAATCCATCCACAAACACAGCGCCTATGCCTATGTTGACAGCGACGAATTGAATTAA
- a CDS encoding response regulator yields MSIRNKLILGFFLIALLTVVIGFIGHGMTRLIQDEFSNVANETMPVIEALENLRFAGLRIVTSTVEYAFFNSEKEALLKSTGFTSTRQSRLDNDLYFDAMKLIIEGKEQYYIAFDHYAQLITTLHPDKASYLRFIDNTGQRLLEISDIILEMKASGITGEEILKIKEEFDKSERLFLNSINSVLEQEKKIFQHRKKTLLDSISQSLTTIFIVSFLSFIFAIIAGIIISRKISRPITVLKDAASNIGEGNLNVTLPPPTKDEIGELTTGFARMAKNLSLYRDELINSASYTENIIKSMINALLIITRDGRITRVNTALCTMLGYQEDELLGHTVEKILSPNERSGFANTLWSIVFEKNEVSSIETSFLTKDNHEIPVLFSASPVNNEKTDRIEEVVCSALDITERKKVVDELQKAKEAAEAANIAKGHFLANMSHEIRTPMNGIMGMTDLVLQTKLNDEQRDFLLMARASSESLLGIINEILDYSKIEAGKLEIEAIDFSLSHLVERTTKDFALQAHTKKIELICHIPQDIHDGLIGDPGRIRQVLTNLIGNAVKFVEKGEVVVRVEKESEKEDSIYLSFSVHDTGIGIKTERIESLFESFTQADASSTRKYGGTGLGLTISRQLIELMGGTIWVESDVGKGSTFYFSLTFRKQKGSATPVYIKPPNISGMRVLVIDDNTTNRLILTEMLTNWGMSPDAVSSGKEGFATLKKEATGNNPYRLLILDFQMPDMDGFAVTQLIKNEPCLAGLTLVILTSMGVKGDGARCRELGVDAYLPKPFGQSELFDMIMKSLSDHSALNRDLITRHMLREERAIIRGKLSMGSRKQHPLEGIQLSVLVAEDNPINQKLAQALLKKNGWDVYSAVNGRLAVEATEKNKFDLILMDVQMPEMDGLEATRLIREKEKGSGGHLPIIALTANAMKGDREKCLAAGMDDYLAKPITSKKLNEIIERVLININ; encoded by the coding sequence ATGAGTATTCGCAATAAATTAATACTCGGTTTTTTTCTCATTGCACTCCTTACCGTGGTCATAGGATTTATAGGTCACGGGATGACCCGACTCATCCAGGATGAGTTCAGCAATGTTGCAAACGAAACCATGCCGGTCATCGAGGCTTTGGAAAATCTTCGTTTTGCAGGCCTCAGAATTGTTACATCGACAGTGGAATACGCTTTTTTCAACTCTGAAAAAGAAGCGCTGCTCAAATCAACCGGCTTCACTTCCACACGCCAATCTCGATTAGATAACGACCTCTATTTCGATGCCATGAAACTGATCATCGAGGGCAAAGAACAGTATTACATTGCCTTTGATCATTATGCTCAACTGATCACAACCCTTCACCCGGACAAAGCCAGCTACCTGAGGTTTATCGACAACACCGGTCAAAGGCTGCTTGAAATCAGCGATATCATCCTTGAAATGAAGGCAAGCGGCATAACAGGTGAAGAAATACTAAAAATAAAAGAAGAATTTGACAAGAGCGAACGGCTTTTCCTGAACTCGATAAACAGCGTATTAGAGCAAGAAAAGAAAATATTCCAACATAGGAAAAAAACACTCCTCGATTCAATTTCCCAATCCTTGACAACTATCTTTATCGTAAGTTTCCTGTCGTTTATTTTCGCGATAATTGCCGGAATAATTATTTCACGAAAAATTTCTCGGCCCATTACCGTGCTAAAAGACGCCGCTTCCAACATAGGGGAAGGAAATCTTAATGTCACTCTCCCGCCGCCCACCAAAGACGAAATCGGTGAACTCACAACCGGCTTTGCCAGAATGGCGAAGAACCTCAGTCTATACCGCGATGAATTGATAAACTCGGCGTCTTATACTGAAAATATCATAAAATCAATGATCAATGCTTTGCTGATCATCACCAGGGACGGACGAATAACAAGGGTGAATACAGCGTTATGCACCATGCTGGGATATCAGGAGGATGAGCTCTTGGGACACACCGTTGAAAAGATTCTCAGCCCCAATGAACGCTCGGGCTTTGCCAATACCCTGTGGAGCATTGTTTTTGAAAAAAATGAAGTAAGCAGCATCGAGACCTCATTCCTGACCAAGGACAACCACGAGATTCCGGTTCTTTTTTCAGCCTCGCCGGTGAATAACGAAAAAACCGACCGGATCGAAGAAGTTGTCTGCTCAGCTCTTGACATTACTGAAAGGAAAAAAGTTGTGGATGAACTGCAGAAGGCCAAAGAAGCGGCCGAAGCAGCCAACATTGCCAAAGGTCATTTTCTTGCTAACATGAGCCATGAAATACGTACACCGATGAATGGCATCATGGGTATGACCGATCTCGTCCTGCAAACCAAACTTAACGATGAACAGCGGGATTTCCTGCTCATGGCCAGAGCATCTTCCGAATCGCTGCTCGGCATAATCAACGAAATTCTTGATTATTCAAAAATAGAAGCGGGCAAACTTGAAATTGAAGCAATTGATTTCAGCCTGTCACATCTCGTTGAAAGAACGACAAAGGACTTTGCCCTGCAAGCCCACACCAAAAAAATTGAACTTATCTGCCACATTCCACAGGACATTCATGACGGACTGATCGGCGACCCCGGCAGAATTCGCCAGGTCCTTACCAATCTCATCGGCAATGCCGTAAAATTTGTTGAAAAAGGCGAAGTGGTTGTGCGGGTTGAAAAAGAAAGCGAAAAAGAGGATTCGATCTATCTTTCTTTTTCGGTACACGACACCGGGATCGGCATTAAAACTGAAAGGATCGAGAGCCTTTTTGAAAGCTTCACCCAGGCCGATGCTTCCAGCACCAGAAAATACGGCGGCACCGGCCTCGGACTCACTATTTCCCGACAGCTCATTGAACTCATGGGCGGCACCATCTGGGTTGAAAGTGACGTGGGCAAAGGAAGCACTTTTTATTTTTCACTGACCTTCAGAAAACAAAAAGGCTCGGCAACCCCTGTTTATATTAAACCTCCTAATATCAGCGGCATGCGCGTCCTGGTAATTGATGACAATACCACAAACCGTCTCATCCTGACGGAAATGCTCACCAACTGGGGGATGAGTCCTGATGCGGTTTCCTCTGGGAAAGAAGGGTTCGCGACCCTCAAAAAAGAGGCCACGGGCAATAATCCATATCGTCTGTTGATTCTGGATTTTCAAATGCCGGACATGGACGGTTTTGCAGTGACCCAGCTCATAAAAAACGAACCGTGTCTTGCCGGTCTGACGCTTGTCATCCTCACTTCCATGGGTGTCAAGGGAGATGGAGCCCGTTGCCGGGAGTTGGGTGTTGACGCATATCTGCCCAAGCCTTTTGGCCAGTCCGAGCTCTTTGATATGATCATGAAGAGCCTCAGCGACCACTCCGCCTTAAACAGAGATCTTATAACACGGCATATGCTGAGAGAAGAGCGCGCAATAATCAGAGGCAAACTCAGCATGGGCAGCAGAAAACAGCACCCCCTTGAAGGGATTCAATTAAGTGTCCTGGTAGCCGAAGACAACCCCATAAACCAGAAACTTGCCCAGGCGCTGCTCAAGAAGAATGGTTGGGATGTATACAGTGCGGTAAACGGCAGGCTTGCCGTGGAAGCCACGGAGAAAAACAAATTTGATCTGATTCTGATGGATGTTCAAATGCCTGAAATGGACGGCCTTGAGGCAACCCGTCTTATCCGTGAAAAGGAGAAAGGCTCGGGTGGTCACCTGCCGATTATTGCATTAACCGCAAATGCCATGAAAGGTGATCGTGAAAAATGTCTGGCGGCAGGCATGGATGACTATCTTGCCAAACCCATCACTTCAAAAAAACTCAATGAAATTATTGAACGGGTGCTGATTAACATCAATTAG
- a CDS encoding RNA-binding protein: protein MTEEIKVRIDKWLWAARFFKTRSLAAIAVAGGKVHCNNARIKPAKTVSIGDELRIQRGEVEFIVIVHELSGRRGPAVVAQKMYEETGESISARAATREERRLLKPGSNFGPEGRPGKKDRRLIRRFTRKD, encoded by the coding sequence ATGACTGAAGAAATAAAGGTCAGGATTGATAAATGGTTGTGGGCCGCCCGTTTTTTTAAAACCAGGTCGTTAGCGGCAATTGCGGTTGCCGGCGGCAAGGTGCATTGCAATAATGCCAGAATCAAACCGGCAAAAACCGTCAGTATCGGTGATGAACTGCGGATCCAGAGAGGTGAGGTCGAGTTTATCGTAATCGTTCATGAACTTTCAGGCCGGCGCGGGCCTGCGGTTGTTGCACAAAAAATGTATGAAGAGACCGGGGAGAGTATATCCGCCCGCGCGGCAACAAGGGAAGAACGGCGCCTGCTGAAACCGGGCAGCAATTTCGGCCCGGAAGGACGTCCGGGGAAGAAGGACCGTAGACTGATCAGACGTTTTACGCGAAAAGATTAG
- a CDS encoding HAMP domain-containing protein, whose protein sequence is MPFTLFSANKSLTSKLVTAVSLIIGVGSFIFWFTIIKEEEKHLMEDAQAYVKSSSEMVSMSLSRDMLLGSVEALQKAIEVISSSEIIDNVRIIRPDGKIAYSSLENEIGFTLEKISSTCRQCHPESDEVRLPVSGHKQWVVHQEDGSRLLTYVEPIANDTACYTASCHFHDEQDKVLGLMMTDFSLQSYDDRIKKQTIKTSVYIFLFIALIAGLISLILWKIILKPVGALSKGMKSVSEGDLSHRVELSSKDEIGRLALAFNDMSHELSVARKKMEQWTQRLEEEVEKKTSEIRKTQDKLVQAEKMAALGRLTADIAHQIRNPLSALGGFGRRLLKLASSEKQEAYAEIVVSEAERLERILRDVLVFSWEPKMTFERHSLDSVVNDAVNLFREMLEELNIAVDYKNNTDLTVMIDAEQVRQAVINLISNAMDAMPDGGTLSIEVTSEEIHHVVCLAVHVSDSGPGVNTEFLGLIFEPFYTTKKAGQGTGLGLSISKKIVEEHGGSIRAGNRKEGGMEVSLYFPYQSREDDGKIPCWEFMQCGRDKNSELKCPSYPHYGRVCWVVAGTLCAGKVQGTFAQKITDCKQCKFYIQVTDGLPFLDFKNFS, encoded by the coding sequence ATGCCATTTACTCTTTTTTCTGCCAACAAATCTCTTACTTCTAAACTGGTAACAGCAGTAAGCCTGATTATCGGTGTCGGCTCTTTTATCTTCTGGTTCACAATTATCAAAGAAGAAGAAAAGCATCTTATGGAGGATGCGCAGGCATATGTGAAATCATCTTCCGAAATGGTAAGCATGAGCCTCAGTCGCGATATGCTTTTAGGAAGCGTTGAGGCGCTACAGAAGGCCATAGAGGTCATTTCAAGCTCCGAAATAATAGATAATGTCCGAATAATCAGGCCTGACGGGAAGATTGCCTATTCTTCGTTGGAAAATGAAATCGGTTTCACATTGGAAAAAATAAGCAGCACCTGCCGACAATGCCATCCGGAGTCGGATGAAGTGCGGTTGCCGGTTTCCGGTCACAAGCAGTGGGTCGTTCATCAGGAGGATGGTTCCCGACTGTTGACTTATGTCGAACCCATCGCCAACGATACCGCGTGTTATACTGCTTCCTGCCATTTTCACGATGAACAGGATAAGGTGCTCGGCTTGATGATGACCGATTTTTCCCTCCAGTCCTATGATGACAGGATTAAAAAACAGACGATCAAGACCTCTGTCTACATTTTTCTTTTTATTGCGCTGATTGCCGGCTTGATTTCTCTCATCCTCTGGAAAATTATTCTTAAACCGGTGGGTGCGCTCTCCAAGGGGATGAAAAGTGTTTCAGAAGGGGATCTTTCGCACAGGGTGGAATTGTCTTCCAAAGATGAAATTGGCCGCCTTGCCCTGGCATTTAATGATATGAGCCACGAATTAAGCGTCGCAAGAAAGAAAATGGAACAATGGACGCAGCGACTGGAAGAAGAAGTTGAGAAGAAAACCTCGGAAATCAGAAAAACCCAGGACAAGCTCGTGCAGGCAGAGAAAATGGCGGCCCTCGGGCGTTTGACTGCGGACATTGCGCACCAGATTCGAAATCCTCTTTCGGCCCTCGGCGGTTTCGGCAGGAGATTGTTGAAGCTTGCCTCTTCGGAAAAACAGGAAGCCTATGCCGAGATTGTTGTTTCCGAAGCCGAAAGGCTTGAAAGAATTCTCAGGGACGTTCTGGTTTTTTCCTGGGAGCCGAAAATGACATTTGAACGGCATAGCCTCGACAGTGTCGTAAATGATGCGGTAAATCTCTTTCGTGAAATGCTTGAAGAATTGAATATTGCAGTTGATTATAAAAACAACACTGATCTTACCGTGATGATCGACGCCGAACAGGTCAGACAGGCGGTAATCAACCTGATTTCAAATGCAATGGATGCCATGCCCGATGGAGGAACTCTCTCGATTGAAGTCACTTCCGAAGAAATACATCATGTGGTTTGTCTTGCGGTTCATGTTTCAGATAGCGGACCCGGGGTGAATACAGAGTTTCTCGGTTTGATTTTTGAGCCCTTTTACACAACGAAAAAAGCCGGCCAGGGCACCGGCCTTGGGTTATCGATCAGCAAAAAAATTGTGGAGGAGCATGGCGGCTCTATCCGGGCAGGAAACAGAAAAGAGGGCGGCATGGAAGTAAGTCTTTATTTCCCGTATCAGAGCAGGGAGGATGATGGAAAAATCCCGTGCTGGGAATTCATGCAATGCGGCCGAGATAAAAACAGTGAACTCAAATGCCCCTCATACCCGCATTACGGCAGGGTGTGCTGGGTTGTTGCCGGAACCTTGTGTGCTGGTAAAGTGCAGGGCACCTTTGCCCAGAAAATCACCGACTGCAAGCAATGTAAATTCTATATACAGGTAACCGATGGCCTGCCGTTTCTTGATTTCAAGAATTTTTCCTGA
- a CDS encoding glutamate-5-semialdehyde dehydrogenase codes for MSVQEIIESMADKAKNASRNLAALSTEVKNRVLVRMAEALTEQQDFIRQENEKDLIAGREKGLSAAMLDRLELSDKVMDSMRAGLLEVAALPDPVGEIDEMARRPNGMMVGRMRIPLGVIGMIYESRPNVTVDAAALCLKSGNAVILRGGSEAIHSNLALSKVLQDVLAKENIDSAVIQVIPVIERQAVNILLTLDEKIDLIIPRGGEGLIRFVAENSRIPVLKHYKGVCHIFVDKDADMQMATNIVMNAKVQRPGVCNSLEALLVHEEIAERFLPHVAAQLTAAGVELRGCPKTCQLLPDAKPAKQEDWGMEFLDLILAVKVVPDMDAAMDHIARYGSQHTESIITANYANAQRFLKEVDASAVMVNASTRFSDGGQFGLGAEIGISTTKLHAYGPMGLKELTTRKFIVYGDGQIRT; via the coding sequence ATGTCTGTGCAGGAAATAATCGAATCCATGGCGGATAAGGCAAAAAACGCCTCAAGGAATCTTGCCGCTCTTTCAACTGAGGTTAAAAACCGGGTGCTTGTCCGGATGGCTGAGGCGTTGACCGAGCAGCAGGATTTCATCAGGCAGGAAAATGAAAAGGATCTGATTGCCGGCAGGGAGAAAGGGTTGTCTGCTGCAATGCTTGACCGGCTTGAGCTCTCGGACAAGGTTATGGATTCCATGCGGGCCGGACTCCTTGAAGTCGCAGCCTTACCTGACCCGGTGGGCGAAATTGACGAAATGGCCAGACGTCCCAACGGCATGATGGTTGGCCGCATGCGTATTCCTCTGGGGGTTATCGGCATGATTTACGAATCACGGCCGAATGTCACTGTTGATGCAGCAGCGTTATGTCTGAAATCAGGCAATGCGGTAATCCTCCGAGGAGGATCCGAGGCGATTCACTCAAATCTGGCATTATCCAAAGTTCTGCAGGATGTTCTGGCCAAGGAGAATATCGACTCGGCCGTGATTCAGGTCATTCCGGTCATTGAGCGGCAGGCAGTAAATATTCTCCTGACTCTTGACGAAAAGATTGATCTGATAATTCCCCGCGGCGGCGAAGGATTGATTCGTTTTGTGGCTGAAAATTCACGGATACCGGTGCTTAAACATTATAAGGGTGTGTGCCATATTTTTGTTGATAAGGATGCGGATATGCAAATGGCCACCAATATTGTGATGAATGCCAAGGTGCAGCGTCCCGGAGTCTGTAATTCCCTGGAGGCGCTTCTGGTCCATGAAGAAATTGCCGAACGTTTTCTGCCCCATGTTGCGGCGCAACTGACTGCTGCCGGCGTTGAATTGCGCGGCTGCCCGAAAACCTGTCAGTTGCTGCCTGACGCCAAACCGGCAAAGCAGGAAGACTGGGGCATGGAGTTTCTTGATCTGATTCTTGCGGTCAAGGTTGTGCCGGACATGGACGCCGCCATGGACCACATTGCCCGGTACGGCTCACAGCATACCGAGTCAATAATCACTGCAAATTATGCCAATGCCCAGCGTTTCCTGAAAGAAGTCGACGCTTCAGCGGTCATGGTCAACGCCTCGACCCGCTTCAGCGACGGCGGCCAGTTCGGCCTCGGTGCCGAGATCGGTATCAGTACAACCAAACTTCATGCATATGGTCCCATGGGCTTGAAGGAATTGACCACTCGGAAGTTTATTGTCTACGGTGATGGTCAAATACGAACCTGA